One genomic region from Quercus robur chromosome 4, dhQueRobu3.1, whole genome shotgun sequence encodes:
- the LOC126722918 gene encoding transcriptional activator DEMETER isoform X1, which translates to MNFRGGVLIPPDKQLQFVDSWIPVTPEKPIPTRSHPIPVDRLGNQLGTPNWHLAGEVQNCNGFVQNLNPIGQVVQNGGCYGYEGGLAEKTRMIDHIVSPYTQTFDNDTTGWKTNPITQLLLMQNADFLATANRGLNRSVNIASDRPLIPNSRSQVDCNQRQNHSGTLFLNNQNHHSGYTPLSNLANTPLIPNMHAQVENGRDSYLGSLFLSNQNHYSGSKPVSNVDSFSQIPLNGFLVPHQPYYDLNSPPKESDGVSGVTDTLQFRPITLTPDQVSKLENNQLSATLDFTRNEISSYEKDKETLVTSTENQVPQQHSDELLQSIVDSSPAAISTLHQENKDSEKGDLGIDLNKTPQQKPPRRRKHRPKVITEGKPKRTRKPATPKATAENPTGKRKYVRKNVQKEPITEHADATRGTTDPKDGTAVKSCRRVLNFDLENTRDESQGKVDGQQDLQHRNQRTFILNSDTQATQLCSGTYSVKSAVQIDQRNELMVEYQPPGTISNLTPSMNPLQTDCRSLQEWRASVAQLATTKDRQIEDLRAIERNVEKGYTYPTQNRCRNGFTPIQQQIHAEGMDQVVFQAKTNRESIEKAMSTPQPEQNFQSNLSAARGYKRQHSHTTEHMNPSIKNPMGSLLCQKISQVHERHRNGCIVSTGFSESHKKKKIESGFHKNISGMHCVTAVEDGWGKVRAKHGHDTNANDSTTKMNHEILNSYLESNEIALRLSEVNKFTIDRTNHSMAARNFLPMQQFSSELHSHTERMGETNSLTLVQSFPSLADIQDHNLHQQSPPKQVPELENGQLLQTSSVKSARRNKKLKNPDANYDLQKSSAKIQGPPAYHTPIDEITYKMEGLHLNEGSNKLIGQEHKALVLYKGDGALVPYGEVEFLKKRKPRPKVDLDPETNRLWNLLMGKEGTEGLDGTDKGKEKWWEEERKVFRGRADSFIARMHLVQGDRRFSRWKGSVVDSVIGVFLTQNVSDHLSSSAFMSLAARFPLKSTSNNRTCDNIGTDTLVEESEVCIINQDDTTRCLEKVSSQTIYNGSYMAHHELTEHQRDNETTGIERRSLMDAHSQSMEEEVISSQDSFDSSIIQGTGGLRSSSGSNSEAEDFINGGKHSEVYFPTLTNLLQMEKTTFQEFYSHENSCPLMDEGSRYGHKQSEYIEHGQKMSRLDRDDSNGPSAFTYPNNPDNLQMQVQVAASDNYHSHMIPDTRVPEVEDFEALSEESISPWSSTAKDANGKGFRTKVQERSRAKNTVQQNGQLQCQDTPRMGPYVPLSNHSEQQESISQPVLHTVHNQPSCHNHQHDMKALQLQTPSFTEPVQPADALAKSQNNAMQHVLSVPKLTETAEERNSVVNKQIHLENGLFEPNSNGQAYSSVQAYSGTNAKISKAKKGKVENEKKSTFDWDSLRMQVPANSRNNERSRDALDSLDYEAVRCANVLEISNAIKERGMNNMLAERIKAFLNRVVSDHGSIDLEWLRDVPPDKAKDYLLSIRGLGLKSVECVRLLTLHHLAFPVDTNVGRIAVRLGWVPLQPLPESLQLHLLELYPMLESIQKYLWPRLCKLDQRTLYELHYQLITFGKVFCTKSKPNCNACPMRGECRHFASAFASARLALPGPEEKSIVSSSVPIATERNPAVVINPMQLPPPENNSLKVTGYESRTCEPITGYESRTCEPIIEEPATPEQECIEATESDIEDAFYEDPDEIPIIKLNIKEFTTNLQNYMQENMELQEVDMSKALVAINPSIPTPKLKNVSRLRTEHQVYELPDSHPLLEGMDRREPDDPSPYLLAIWTPGETANSIQPPERTCGSQEPNKLCNEKTCFSCNSVREANAQTVRGTLLIPCRTAMRGSFPLNGTYFQVNEVFADNESSQNPIDVPRSWIWNLPRRTVYFGTSVSTIFKGLSTEGIQYCFWKGFVCVRGFDQKTRAPRPLKARLHYPASKLVKTKNENKR; encoded by the exons ATGAATTTTAGAGGAGGAGTTTTGATTCCACCTGATAAGCAACTTCAATTTGTGGATTCATGGATACCTGTGACACCAGAGAAGCCAATTCCAACAAGATCTCATCCGATCCCAGTCGACCGGCTCGGGAACCAACTGGGGACACCAAATTGGCATCTGGCCGGAGAGGTGCAGAATTGCAATGGGTTCGTGCAAAATTTGAACCCAATTGGACAGGTAGTTCAGAATGGAGGATGCTATGGCTATGAAGGAGGCTTGGCTGAGAAAACCCGGATGATTGATCACATTGTAAGCCCCTATACTCAGACCTTTGATAATGACACCACTGGTTGGAAGACTAACCCAATAACACAGCTTCTGCTAATGCAGAATGCAGATTTTCTAGCCACTGCAAACAGAGGCCTCAACAGAAGTGTAAACATTGCCTCAGATAGACCTCTGATTCCAAATTCGCGTTCTCAAGTTGACTGCAACCAGAGACAGAATCACTCTGGTACTCTGTTTCTCAACAACCAGAATCACCACTCTGGTTATACCCCCTTGAGTAATTTGGCAAATACACCTCTGATTCCGAATATGCATGCTCAAGTTGAAAATGGAAGAGATTCATATCTGGGTAGCTTGTTTCTCAGCAATCAAAATCACTACTCTGGTTCAAAGCCAGTGAGCAacgttgacagcttctcccagATTCCTCTGA ATGGATTCCTTGTACCACACCAACCGTACTATGATCTGAATTCTCCACCAAAAGAATCAGATGGTGTCTCTGGTGTTACCGACACCCTCCAGTTCAGACCAATAACATTAACACCAGATCAAGTCAGCAAGTTGGAGAACAACCAGCTTTCTGCAACATTGGACTTCACAAGAAATGAAATCTCAAGTTATGAGAAAGACAAGGAGACTTTAGTCACATCAACAGAAAACCAGGTACCTCAGCAACATAGTGATGAACTCCTGCAGAGCATTGTAGACTCGTCACCTGCTGCCATTTCTACACTACACCAGGAAAACAAAGATTCTGAGAAGGGAGATTTAGGCATTGATCTGAACAAGACACCTCAACAGAAACCACCAAGACGAAGAAAACACAGGCCCAAGGTAATCACTGAAGGCAAACCCAAAAGAACTAGGAAGCCTGCAACTCCAAAAGCTACTGCAGAGAACCCAACAGGAAAGAGAAAATATGTACGTAAGAATGTTCAGAAAGAACCAATAACTGAACATGCAGATGCTACAAGGGGGACGACAGATCCTAAAGATGGAACTGCAGTAAAATCATGCAGAAGAGTTTTAAATTTTGACTTGGAGAATACCAGAGATGAAAGCCAGGGCAAAGTAGATGGTCAGCAAGATTTGCAGCATAGAAATCAAAGGACCTTCATTTTGAATTCAGACACTCAAGCTACACAATTGTGCTCTGGAACATATAGTGTGAAGTCAGCTGTGCAGATAGACCAACGGAATGAATTAATGGTAGAATACCAGCCACCTGGAACCATAAGCAACCTAACCCCTTCCATGAATCCGTTACAGACTGACTGTAGATCACTGCAAGAATGGCGAGCAAGTGTAGCCCAATTAGCTACAACAAAAGACCGGCAAATAGAAGATTTACGTGCCATTGAGAGAAATGTAGAAAAGGGATATACTTATCCCACCCAGAACAGGTGCAGAAATGGATTCACTCCCATACAGCAACAAATTCATGCAGAAGGAATGGACCAAGTTGTCTTTCAAGCGAAAACTAACCGTGAAAGCATTGAGAAAGCAATGTCCACCCCTCAACcagaacaaaattttcaatccaATTTGAGTGCAGCAAGGGGGTACAAGAGACAACATTCTCACACTACGGAGCACatgaatcccagtatcaaaaaCCCAATGGGCTCATTGTTGTGCCAAAAGATATCTCAAGTGCATGAACGTCACAGAAATGGTTGCATTGTTAGCACGGGTTTTTCAGAAAgccacaaaaagaagaaaattgagaGTGGATTCCATAAAAACATCTCTGGAATGCATTGTGTTACAGCAGTTGAAGATGGTTGGGGAAAAGTTAGGGCAAAACATGGGCATGATACCAATGCAAATGACAGTACTACAAAAATGAACCATGAAATTTTGAACTCCTACTTAGAAAGTAACGAAATTGCATTGAGATTAAGTGAGGTAAACAAATTTACCATTGACAGGACCAATCACTCCATGGCTGCCAGAAACTTTCTGCCAATGCAACAGTTTTCATCTGAACTGCATTCACACACAGAAAGGATGGGAGAGACCAACAGCCTAACTCTGGTCCAAAGCTTTCCTTCCCTAGCTGACATTCAGGATCATAACCTGCACCAGCAATCCCCCCCCAAACAAGTTCCTGAACTGGAGAATGGACAGTTACTCCAAACTTCCAGTGTGAAGTCAGCTAGAAGAAATAAAAAGCTGAAAAACCcagatgccaattatgatcttCAGAAATCCTCAGCAAAAATACAAG GTCCACCAGCATACCACACACCTATTGATGAGATAACATATAAAATGGAGGGTCTTCATCTTAACGAGGGAAGCAACAAATTGATAGGGCAAGAGCATAAAGCACTTGTCCTATACAAAGGAGATGGTGCACTTGTTCCATATGGAGAGGTTGAATTTTTGAAGAAACGTAAGCCACGGCCTAAAGTAGACCTTGACCCAGAAACAAATAGACTTTGGAATCTTTTGATGGGTAAAGAAGGAACCGAAGGCCTTGACGGAACTGACAAGGGGAAGGAGAAATGGTGGGAAGAGGAAAGGAAAGTTTTTCGTGGCCGAGCTGACTCATTTATTGCAAGAATGCACCTTGTTCAAG GAGATAGACGCTTCTCGCGATGGAAAGGATCAGTTGTTGACTCAGTGATAGGAGTCTTCCTTACCCAAAATGTTTCAGACCATCTTTCAag TTCTGCCTTCATGTCTCTGGCAGCACGATTTCCTCTCAAGTCAACAAGCAACAACAGGACATGCGACAACATTGGGACAGATACACTAGTTGAGGAATCAGAAGTCTGCATTATAAATCAAGATGACACCACCAGATGTCTTGAAAAGGTATCAAGTCAAACAATCTACAATGGAAGCTATATGGCACACCATGAATTAACAGAGCATCAAAGAGACAATGAAACCACAGGAATAGAAAGGAGGAGCCTAATGGATGCACATAGTCAGAGCATGGAGGAAGAAGTCATATCATCACAAGATtcttttgattcctcaatcATTCAAGGCACTGGAGGACTAAGATCCTCCTCAGGCTCCAATTCAGAAGCAGAAGATTTTATAAATGGGGGCAAACACAGTGAGGTTTATTTTCCAACTTTAACAAATCTTCTACAGATGGAGAAGACCACATTCCAGGAATTTTACAGCCATGAAAACAGTTGTCCACTTATGGATGAGGGATCCAGGTATGGGCATAAGCAGTCCGAATATATAGAGCATGGCCAGAAAATGTCAAGATTGGACAGAGATGATTCCAATGGACCTTCTGCATTTACTTATCCAAACAATCCTGACAATTTACAAATGCAAGTACAAGTGGCTGCTTCAGATAACTACCATTCGCACATGATCCCAGACACTAGAGTACCTGAAGTAGAGGATTTTGAAGCATTGAGTGAGGAAAGCATATCCCCCTGGTCTTCAACTGCAAAAGATGCAAATGGCAAAGGCTTTAGGACCAAAGTACAAGAAAGAAGCAGAGCTAAAAACACAGTGCAACAGAATGGGCAATTGCAGTGTCAAGATACCCCAAGAATGGGCCCATATGTACCATTAAGCAACCACTCAGAGCAACAAGAAAGTATTTCTCAACCAGTACTACACACTGTACATAATCAACCATCCTGCCACAACCATCAACATGATATGAAGGCCCTTCAATTGCAAACCCCATCATTTACAGAACCTGTACAACCTGCTGATGCACTGGCTAAAAGCCAGAATAATGCCATGCAGCATGTCCTAAGTGTCCCTAAACTCACTGAAACTGCAGAGGAGAGAAACTCTGTAGTAAATAAGCAAATACACTTGGAAAATGGATTGTTTGAACCAAATTCAAATGGGCAAGCTTATTCTTCTGTTCAAGCATATAGTGGAACAAatgcaaaaatttcaaaagcaaaaaaaggaaAGGTGGAGAACGAGAAAAAAAGTACATTCGACTGGGACAGTTTAAGAATGCAAGTGCCAGCCAATAGTAGGAACAACGAAAGAAGCAGAGATGCACTTGACTCACTGGACTATGAAGCAGTAAGATGTGCAAATGTTCTTGAGATATCTAACGCTATAAAAGAGCGGGGGATGAATAATATGCTAGCAGAACGAATCAAG GCATTCCTAAACCGAGTGGTTAGTGATCATGGAAGTATCGATCTGGAATGGTTAAGAGATGTTCCCCCTGATAAAGCAAA GGATTATCTGTTAAGCATACGAGGGCTCGGGTTGAAAAGTGTAGAGTGTGTGCGGCTTTTAACACTCCATCATCTTGCTTTTCCA GTTGACACTAATGTTGGAAGGATAGCAGTTCGATTGGGCTGGGTTCCTCTCCAACCCTTGCCTGAGTCACTTCAGTTACACCTCCTAGAACT GTATCCAATGCTGGAGTCAATTCAAAAATATTTGTGGCCAAGATTATGCAAACTTGATCAACGAACACT GTATGAACTGCACTACCAGTTGATTACTTTTGGAAAG GTTTTCTGCACAAAAAGTAAACCAAATTGCAATGCTTGTCCAATGAGAGGAGAGTGCAGACACTTTGCAAGTGCTTTCGCAAG TGCAAGGCTTGCCCTGCCAGGGCCAGAAGAGAAGAGTATTGTGAGTTCATCTGTTCCCATTGCAACCGAGAGAAACCCTGCAGTAGTCATCAACCCCATGCAATTACCTCCACCTGAGAACAACTCACTGAAAGTAACAGGATATGAAAGCCGCACATGCGAGCCAATAACAGGATATGAAAGCCGCACATGCGAGCCAATCATTGaagaaccagcaacaccagaaCAAGAATGCATAGAGGCAACAGAAAGCGACATTGAGGATGCATTCTATGAGGATCCTGATGAAATTCCTATCATCAAACTCAACATTAAAGAGTTCACAACGAATCTTCAAAATTACATGCAAGAGAACATGGAACTTCAAGAAGTTGACATGTCCAAGGCTTTGGTTGCCATAAATCCTTCTATCCCTACACCCAAACTGAAGAATGTGAGTCGGCTACGAACAGAGCACCAAGT GTATGAACTTCCAGATTCACATCCACTCTTGGAGGGG ATGGACAGACGAGAACCCGATGATCCAAGCCCATACCTTCTTGCTATATGGACACCAG GGGAAACTGCAAATTCAATTCAACCACCTGAAAGAACGTGTGGATCACAAGAACCTAACAAATTGTGCAATGAGAAGACATGTTTTTCATGCAATAGTGTAAGAGAAGCTAATGCACAAACAGTCAGAGGGACACTGCTG ATACCATGCAGAACAGCAATGAGAGGAAGCTTTCCACTCAACGGTACCTACTTTCAAGTTAATGAG GTATTTGCAGATAATGAATCTAGCCAGAATCCAATTGATGTTCCAAGATCATGGATATGGAATTTGCCAAGACGGACTGTATACTTTGGAACCTCTGTATCAACAATTTTCAAAG GCCTATCAACTGAGGGAATTCAATACTGCTTTTGGAAAG GATTTGTTTGTGTGAGAGGATTTGACCAAAAAACACGAGCACCGCGACCTCTAAAGGCCAGATTGCACTACCCAGCAAGTAAGTtggtcaaaacaaaaaatgagaaCAAAAGATAA